AATTTGTATATTGTATGCCGAAACCATATTCGAAAGTTCTACACAGTAATTTAGAAAAATCGGAAGAGTTTCTGTAGATACTCTTCCTTTTGGTACCTTTATAGACATATTGATTTCCATAAAGTTTCTCCTTCAAGTGAAATATTTATTTAGTTTTTTTACTAAAAATACTTCTTTTAAAAAAATCTAAATGTATCGCAGTCATTACGCTGTAAAATTCCTTAGGTGAAATTTTATAAATTTCAACGATTTTCCTAAGTGCTTCCAAAGGCGGAGATGATACTCCTCTTTCCCAATTTGCGACAAATTGCGAACTGTAATCTAGCTCTTTGGCAACTTGAACTTGGGTTAATTTACGTTGAATACGTTTCTGGCGCAAAAAAATTCCTAACTCTGTAAATGATATATTATCCATGGGCCAATATTACCACGATTCTAATATTTATCAATTGTCATAATTCTAACATGGAAGAAATACCTTATATGTACTCTACAAGATAGAAATAGCATTTTTGTTTAAATCTGAGTATTTTTAATATTATACAAATTTTATTAAAACAAAACTGTCCATTATTTTTACAGTTCTAAATACATCCTTCGTGCCAGAGAGTTAATTTTTAATTAATCTACATAATCTAAGTTCTTATGAAAGGATTCTTTTAGATAAAAAAGTGGACCGATAGAAAGAACTATTGTCAAAATACCAACAAAAAGCCCTGCCATCATTATTCCCTGATTTGCCTTGAGATAAACAAACAACATGGAAAGTGGAATGAGTGTGGCTCTACCAAAATTAGTAATTGCCGTCGTGGCTGTAGCGCGAATGTTTGTGCCAAATTGCTCTGCTGCAACTTGAACAAATATTGCCCAGTAGCCACTCGCAATTCCCATGTAGACACAAAAAATATAAAACATACGACTAGAAATATCTTTTAAGAAAAAATAACCAATAATTCCAGAAGAAGAGAGTATCATAAAAATAATTAAGGCTTTTATTCTGCTTTTTAAAACCTGACTGACCAATGCACTCAAGAATCCACCAACTATAACTCCAATATAACAATAAAAAATAGATTCTCCAGCAACTATATCTTTACTGATACCTAAACTCGAAGTGAATTCCGGGGATAACGTTATCAATATTCCCATGATGTACCAGAGCTGAATTGCCACAAGAATGCAGGCCAAAAATTTATAGAATCTTTCTTTGTGCGTAAAGAGAGACAAAATATCTCCACGCCGAGCTGGTGATTGCTCTACTTTTTTAAAAAGCTCTGATTCTAAAATTTTTACTCTGAGTAAGAGCAAGGAAATCCCCATCACCCCACCAATAATATACGCCGTACGCCAATCAAAATGCTTTGCAATCGGCCACGCCAAAAGAGCGCCAGACATTCCAATCGTCGCAATTGCCATAGTACCATAACTTCTTTTTTCTTTAGGTAAGAGTTCTGAAACAAGCG
This genomic window from Bdellovibrionota bacterium contains:
- a CDS encoding helix-turn-helix transcriptional regulator, translating into MDNISFTELGIFLRQKRIQRKLTQVQVAKELDYSSQFVANWERGVSSPPLEALRKIVEIYKISPKEFYSVMTAIHLDFFKRSIFSKKTK
- a CDS encoding MFS transporter, yielding METKKDYKVILTIAVAALGYFVDIYDLILFSVVRVPSLKDLGLNEAEILDQGLLLLNIQMAGMLLGGVFFGVWADKKGRLKVLLGSILMYSLATFLNAFVQDVTSYAILRFIAGFGLAGELGIGITLVSELLPKEKRSYGTMAIATIGMSGALLAWPIAKHFDWRTAYIIGGVMGISLLLLRVKILESELFKKVEQSPARRGDILSLFTHKERFYKFLACILVAIQLWYIMGILITLSPEFTSSLGISKDIVAGESIFYCYIGVIVGGFLSALVSQVLKSRIKALIIFMILSSSGIIGYFFLKDISSRMFYIFCVYMGIASGYWAIFVQVAAEQFGTNIRATATTAITNFGRATLIPLSMLFVYLKANQGIMMAGLFVGILTIVLSIGPLFYLKESFHKNLDYVD